The Corynebacterium halotolerans YIM 70093 = DSM 44683 region GCAGGTAGTAGCCGGCGTTGCCACCGCGGGCGGCCGGCTGGATCTGGACGGTGATGTTGTGGCCGGTCGACTCCGACCAGACGTCACAGCGCTGCACCCAGAACTGGGCGGCATCCCACTCGCAGGTTCCGGTGGCGTCAGGACGCAGCCAGGCGCGGTTGTCGGCCTTCGCGACCCCACTCCCGACCACCATCAACGTGGCGGCGACGGCGAATGCGGTCACGAACGCCAGGATTCGGCGGCTCGTGCGATTCAGTCCGGACAATAAGGACATCGTTCTCCTCGGCTCTTCGGTCTTCCTCGTCGCGGCACGGCCGACCCCGACGGGGGAGGCCTGCACGCACACTGTGAGGACTATCGACGATCGCGGGCACACCGTTACCGCCGAAGCTTTCGGTTCGCCAGACAGCATAGACCACGATGTAGCCAAATACTCATTCATTCGTTACCGGAACGAGACATTAAGGCCCCTCCGAATGGGCCGATCAGCGGTATTCATGCAGCGCACGTTGCCCTGGCGACCGGACCTCACCTGACGGGATCAGTTTCCGCGTCCACCGGCCAGGCGATCTGTGTTCCGTCCTCACCGAGAGATCCGTCACCCTCCCCGACATAGTCCCTCGGGTCGTCGCTGAACTCGAGCGTACGGCCGGCTGTCAACGAGAAGACGATGTTGTCCAGGAAGCGCTGAGGCGTCAGCGGGGCGCGGTAGGAGGCGAAGAGTTCGGCGAACTCCGGCGTGCGCAGCGCCTGGCGGGCCAGAGCCGTTTTCTCCCGGTCCACCCACGGCGGCAGGGACTCGATCTCGACGGCGGTGTCGGCGGCCTGCCACTCCAGCGGCAGCCACTTGTCGTGGCCGACGCGCGCGTCCTCATCGCGGGGCTGCCGGGCGGCCAGCGGGGTGGCCAGGCCGACGGTGTCGAGCACGCGGACGTCGAGCGGGGCGTTCATGCTCGTGAAGCCCAGGTTGACGTGCGCGACCGTCGGCGGCAGGTGCTCCAGATCCGAGCCCCGATCCATGCGCGGGACCGTGATCCAGGAGTAGGTCTCCGGGTCCGAGGAGGCGAGGATCTGCAGCATCTGGCCCGCGTCCTCCTCGCGGGCACGTTCGACGACCTCGACATAGTCGTTCATCGCCAGGGCACCACGGAAGTCCTCGGCGGTGCGGGGCGGATTCCCGTCCTCCCGCCCGGTGGCCTGCGTCCAGAAGTGCCGCTCGTCGACGATGCCCAGTTCGCCCTCGTACTCGTCGGGGTCGATCTCGTGGCCGCCGGCGACCGTGGCCACCGTCCACCAGCCGATGCCGATCACGCCCACGGCCAGTGCGAGATCGTAGGTACGGGAGGTGTGGAGGAAGTCCACCACCGGGATCACCGCGACGGGGAGCAGCAGCGCGAACAACGGCAACAGCAGCATGCGGCCGTGCATGAAGTCGCCGCCGACGCGGATGACGTAGATCAGGTGCAGCAGGCCGCAGAGCACGATCAGCGCGATGACCGCGGCGGGGGTGCGCAGGCGCATCCTGTCCACGCGCACCCCGCCGCCCCCCGGTCCCGGATCCGGGTGCGTGTCGGGGTGCGCGGGATTCGTCCCGGCCGACGGGGCGGAGACGCGCCAGAGGGTCACCGCGGCCATCGCGAGTGCCAGGGCCAGCGCTAGCCACAGCCAGTAGGGGTTCGCCAGGTCGAGGACGTAGTTCCAGCCGTCGGCCCAGGCGCTGTCGGCGGCTGACTTCGCCACCGCGGTGTGCGGGGTGAGCAGGCCGTAGTAGCCCATGCGGAAGATCTGGTAGGCGGCCGGCACGGGCAGCGCCACCGCCAGGATGCCCAGTCCCTGCCGCCGGGAGCGGGCGGTGACGAGCAGGACGATACCCGTCAGTCCGCCGTAGAGCGCCAGCTCGGGGCGCACGAGCCAGGACAGGCCGCACCAGAACGCCAGCCAGTAGGTGATCGTGTCGCGGGCCGGGGCGTGGTGCCGGCCGCGGGCCTTCGGGCGGGTCCAGTTCACCAGCAGCCACCACAGCACCGCGATCCACAGCAGCGACAGACCCCACTCCAGGCCCGAGGTGGCGAAGTCACGCGCCGGCGGCAGCGCCAGGTAGATCAGTCCGCTGACCGGCAGGAGCAGCAGCGCGTGGTGGCGACGGTGGAGCCCGGCGGTGGCGAAGGCCGCGATCACGAGCGCGGCGGTGGTGAAGATCAGCGCCAGCCAGGTCGCGATGGCCTCAAGCTCGGCGTCGGTGACCAGCGCGACGAGATAGATGAGGTACTGCCACAGTGTTGAGGTGTTGGCCTCCACGCGCTCCCCGGCGTTGAAGACCGGGCCGTTGCCGGCCAGCAGATTGCGCACCGTGCGCAGGACGATCAGGCCGTCATCGGACATCCAGCGCCGCTGCCATCCCCCCACGAAGGCGAAGACGCCGACGGCGAGCGCGCTGAGAATCGCCGTTATGCCGGTGATGGAAACCTGGGCGCGCGCAGGCCGCCGAACCCCTCGCACAGCTGTGGTCATGGGGAAAAATGTTATCAGGGTGGCGACGGGGGACCGTGCTGCCGTGCTGGCCGGGGACGCGGCCGGTGGTCGAGCGCCGGATGGCCCGGCCCTGACCGGGGACGCCTGCCCGAGAGGACTTCACGGGGATCAGGGCCCGCTCCCCCGGTCCCGGGAGGCCCGTCAGATCGATCCCGCGGCCCGGTGGCTTCGGTGCATCCGATCCCGCCCCGACACGGAAAACCCCCGGCCCCTCCGCAGCTTCAGCGGAGCGAACCGGGGGTTCGGGCGCGATACCCGCCACCGGAGCCGGAAACCGGCTACAGCGCCGGCACCAGGTACACGGCGAGCGCGATGCAGATCAGCCACAGCAACGCCAGGGCCTGCAGGACCCGGTCGGACAGGGCGATCTCGTCCGGGGCGCCACCCTCGCCGCGATCGACGTCGGCGGCGTAGCGCAGGATCGCGATGGTGAACGGCACCATGGAGACCTGGTACCAGATGGCGGCGGCTCCCTCGTGGGTGCTGGAGAGCTGGAAGCCCCACAGCGCATAGGACATCACCACGGCGGTGGCGGCCAGGGTCCACACGAAGCGCAGGTAGGTCGGGGTGTAGCCTCGCAGCGAACGCCGGATCTTGGCGCCGGTGCGCTCGGCGAGCAGCAGCTCGGAGTAGCGCTTGCCGGAGGCCATGAACAGGGAACCGAACGCGGCGACCAGCAGGAACCACTGGGACAGGGAGATGCCGGCGGCCACACCGCCGGCCATGGCGCGCAGCATGAAGCCGGAGGAGACCAGGGCGATGTCGATCACCGGCTGGTGCTTCCAGCCGAAGCAGTAGCCCAGCTGCAGGCCGATGTAGACGGCCACCACGATGGCCAGCCCGAAGCCCGAGGAGGCGAGGAAGGACAGGCCCACGGCGGCGATGATGAGCACCGCCGCCATGGCGTAGGCCAGGGAGACCGGTAGGACGCCGGCGGCGATGGGACGGAAGCGCTTGGTGGGGTGCTCGCGGTCGGCGTCGACGTCCTTGGCGTCGTTGACCAGGTAGATCGACGACGCCGCCAGGCAGAATACGACGAAGGCGAGCAGGACGTCGAGAAGTGTGCGCCCGTCGGTGAGCGCCTCGGTGCCGGCGGCCAGGGGCGCCGCGACGACGAGGACGTTCTTGACCCACTGCTTGGGGCGCAGCGCCTTGATCATGCCGTCGAGGAGGTTCTTCGGCGGCTGGCGCTTCTTGACGTTGTCGATGCCTTCGGTGTGCGGCTCGGAACCGAAGATCGTGGGGTTCTGTTCGGTCACGCTGTCTGCCTCTCAATCTCCGTGGCTGCTCGTGCGGTCGCGGCCCCCAGCAGGGCGCCGACCAGCGTGTCGGAGGGGTAATGGACCCCCAGCACCATACGCGAGACCATCATGACCGGGATACCGGTCAGCGGCAGCTTCGAGCCCGTCAGATCCGACAGGGACACCAGCGCCGCCGAGGTCGACGTCGAGTGCGAGGAGGGGAAGGACAGCCGCGAGGGGGTGCCGACACCGACCCGGATGCGTGGGTCGAAGGGGCGTCGGCGGCGGACGATGCGCTTGATCGTCACGGACGCGGCGTGCGAGGTGAACGCGGACGCGCCCAGGGTCACCCACTTGCGGCGCCGCTGCTTGTCGACGGCCGCGCCGGCCGCCGCCAGCAGCAGCCAACCCAGCGAGTGCTCGCCGAAGTGCGAGAGGGTCCGGGCGGTCGCGGTCACGCGGGGGGTGTACAGGAGTTTCTGCACGTCGATGAGCAGCTCGACCTCGCGGCGGCTGAGGCGGCTGATCTGACGCTCGATCTCGTTGTGGTCGGTCACTCGAAGATCCTCCCCCAGGAGGCGCGGCTGACCAAGTCGGGCTGGGCCGCGCGGTAGCGGGCACGCATCTCGTCGAAGCGCTCGCTGATCTGCTTCTGCAGGTCCAGGGTCTCCTCGATGAGCTCCTTCGCCTGTTCCCGGTCGCGCTTGCGGAAGGCGACGCCGTTGTTGCCCGCGGTGGTCACCGTCGCGCCGTCGAGGCGCGAGAGGGAGAACCAGCGGGCCTCCACCGGGGTGAGGTTGGCCTGCGGCACCTCGTGGTGGCGCGGATCCTCCTTGGACAGGGAGTGCCTGAGTCCCTTGAGCAGCCAGCCGACCTTCTTGATCTTGGCCAGGCGGCCGCCGATGTCGGCGGTGGGTACGCCCGGTGCGCCGGAGGCCGGCGGCAGCTGCGCGGCCGAGGGGATGATCTGCGCGTCCGGGTACCGCTTCCGGATGGCGTTGATGCGTGGCAGGGAGGACTCGAGGACGTCGAAGAGCTGGTCCGGGCCGGCGAGGAAGTCCTTCATGGCCTCGATCTGGATGGCCAGGGTCGAGTACTCCAGGCACATGACGTGCTTGAAGGAGGACTTGCGCATCGAGGCGATGATGCCGTCGACCGGGCCGTCATGGTTCAGGGCGGCGACGATCAGGCGGTTGCGCAGGTGGAAGTAGGCCTGCCAGTCGATGGCGTCGTCCTTGTCGGCCCAGGCCATGTGCCAGATGGCCACGCCGGGCCAGGTGACGGTGGGGAAGCCGGCCTTCGCCGCGCGCAGGGAGTACTCGGTGTCGTCCCACTTGATGAACAGCGGCAGGGGCTGACCCACCTGGGCGGCCACCACGCGCGGGAACATGCACATCCACCAGCCGTTGTAGTCGACGTCGATGCGCCGGTGCAGGTCGCGGGAGTGGGGGGCGTCGGGGTTCCTCGCGTCCTCGGGACGACCCCGGAAGCTCAGCGGGTAGCGGGCGAAGTCGTGGTCGTAGACCGAGTGCGGGGCGGCCTTCCACATGAAGTCGTCGCGGCCGACCATCTCGCCCATGGTGCGCAGCTGCGCACGTTCCTGCAGGTTGAGCATCTGGCCACCGACGATGAACGGGCTCTTCGCGTAGCGGGCGACCTGGATGGCGCGCAGGACGGAGTCGGGCTCGATGGCGATGTCGTCGTCCATGTAGAGGATGTACGGCGACTGCGCCGCGCCCGCCGGGCCGTCGCCGAGGGCCTCGTACATGATGCGGGAGTAGCCGCCGGAGCCGCCGAGGTTGCCCTGGCGGAACTCGTGGAAGCGATCCCCGAAATGGGCGGTGGCCCGGGCGTAGCCGGGCTCGTCGGCCGGGTGCCGGTCACCCTGATCCGGCATGATCACGGCGTCGATCGCGGCGTCGACGGTCGGGTCCGAGGCCAGCGCCTGCAGTGCGGCGACGGCGTCGGCCGGCCGGTTGAAGGTGGGGATGCCGACGGTCGCGCGGGCCTCGAAGGGCCCGACCTGGCCGCCGTCGGGCATGATCTGCGGACCCGGGGCGCGGTCGGCGTACCAGCCGGCCTCGGTGATGGTGGCCTCCGTCTCGGAGATCACGTCGAACCACAGCCAGCCGCCGTCCTCGAAGTGGGACAGCGGGAGGTCGAACTCGACCACGTCGTCGGTGACCAGGCGTCCGTCGACGGCCACGCGGGTGCCGTCGACCTTGGAGCGGTAGACGTCGACGCTGGCGGTGCCGGCCACCCGCAGGTGCAGGATGACGTGGTCGAGCTGCGACCAGCGGCGCCAGTAGCTGGCGGGGAAGGCGTTGAAGTAGGTCTGGAAACTGGCCTCGCTGCCCGCCGGCAGGGTGACGGTGAAGCGATCGGACCAGCTCAGGCGCTCCTTGTTGTGCTCGCCCTCGATGAGGTAGAGCATGCGGACATCATGCGGCTCGCCGCGGCTGGGCAGCAGGATGCGCTGCAGCTGCTCGACAGCCCTGCTGTCGGCAGACGGGTGGTCGGTGTCGTTCACGTTGCTGAACACTGCCTTTCGACGACTCCTCAGGTGGTGCGCCCCGTAAGGGCACTCTTCCGGGTCAAGGGTAGTAGCCCGGCCCCGGATTGCAGAGGTGTACACGCGACGCCTTCGCCGCCTAGGCTGGTGAATGTGAAACGCATCACCAATCGGGCCGCTGCCACGGTCGCCGTCGCGGCCCTGGCCACCGTGGCGCCGGGTGCCCTCGCGCCCGCGCTTGCCGACGCCCTCCTCTCCCCCGCCGTGCCCGCCGCCACCGTCGTCGCGCAGGCACCTGCGGAGGAGGCGCCACGGGTCGAGGTGATCGACCCGTCGGAGCAGCTGTCGGGCGAGGACATCACCCTGCTGGAGGAGCAGACCCCGGAGGTGGACCTGCCGGCCCAGGTGGAGCGGGTGGTCTACGTGGTCTTCGAGGACAACGACGACAACCTCAATGACACGGTGTTGGGCCACGCCCGTGAACAGCGGCCCGACCTGGTCAATCAGGCGGGCGACAAGTGGGCGCCCGGACTCCTGATTGTGGCGCTGGGCCTGGGACCGGACCGGATGGGCGTGTACTGCGGGGACGACGTGTGCTCGGCGACCGACATCTACGGCGAGGGCCGGCTCGACGGCATCCTCGACGAGATGGAGGAGCCGTTGCAGCAGGGCAACTGGGCGGCGGGACTGCTGCGCGGCGTGCAGGCGGCGGCCGATCCGGAGGTCCGCCGCGAGGAGTCCGGCCTGCCCGCCGTGGTCGGCATCGCCCTGGGCGTGGGTGCCGCGGCGATCGGCGGCGGGGTGGCGGGCGTTGCGGTGGCGGCGTCCCGCCGGAAGAAGGCGCGCGTGGCCCGGGAGCGCTTCGACGAGGTGCAGCGCGACTACGGCAGAGTGGCCACCGAGCTGACCGCGATCGACGTCAGCGCGCATTCGCTGACCTCCCCGCTGGCCAATGACCGGTTGCGCGCCCAGTGGGAGGAGGTCAAAAACGGTTTCCTCGGTCTGCACGGGACGATGGACACCCTCGAGGAGCTCAGCGCGGACTCAACGGACAAGGAGTTCCGTGAGCGGGCGGAGTCGATCGGGGAGGCCCACGAGAAGATGATGCGGTTGCGCACCGCGGAGGACAATATCGGGGAGCTCGTCCGCATGGAACGGGGCGATGCCGGGGTGCGCCGCCGGCAGCTCACCGAACTCCACGAGGATGTCCTCGCCGCGACCGTCCACGCCGG contains the following coding sequences:
- the zomB gene encoding flagellar motor control protein ZomB, producing the protein MTTAVRGVRRPARAQVSITGITAILSALAVGVFAFVGGWQRRWMSDDGLIVLRTVRNLLAGNGPVFNAGERVEANTSTLWQYLIYLVALVTDAELEAIATWLALIFTTAALVIAAFATAGLHRRHHALLLLPVSGLIYLALPPARDFATSGLEWGLSLLWIAVLWWLLVNWTRPKARGRHHAPARDTITYWLAFWCGLSWLVRPELALYGGLTGIVLLVTARSRRQGLGILAVALPVPAAYQIFRMGYYGLLTPHTAVAKSAADSAWADGWNYVLDLANPYWLWLALALALAMAAVTLWRVSAPSAGTNPAHPDTHPDPGPGGGGVRVDRMRLRTPAAVIALIVLCGLLHLIYVIRVGGDFMHGRMLLLPLFALLLPVAVIPVVDFLHTSRTYDLALAVGVIGIGWWTVATVAGGHEIDPDEYEGELGIVDERHFWTQATGREDGNPPRTAEDFRGALAMNDYVEVVERAREEDAGQMLQILASSDPETYSWITVPRMDRGSDLEHLPPTVAHVNLGFTSMNAPLDVRVLDTVGLATPLAARQPRDEDARVGHDKWLPLEWQAADTAVEIESLPPWVDREKTALARQALRTPEFAELFASYRAPLTPQRFLDNIVFSLTAGRTLEFSDDPRDYVGEGDGSLGEDGTQIAWPVDAETDPVR
- a CDS encoding decaprenyl-phosphate phosphoribosyltransferase, with translation MTEQNPTIFGSEPHTEGIDNVKKRQPPKNLLDGMIKALRPKQWVKNVLVVAAPLAAGTEALTDGRTLLDVLLAFVVFCLAASSIYLVNDAKDVDADREHPTKRFRPIAAGVLPVSLAYAMAAVLIIAAVGLSFLASSGFGLAIVVAVYIGLQLGYCFGWKHQPVIDIALVSSGFMLRAMAGGVAAGISLSQWFLLVAAFGSLFMASGKRYSELLLAERTGAKIRRSLRGYTPTYLRFVWTLAATAVVMSYALWGFQLSSTHEGAAAIWYQVSMVPFTIAILRYAADVDRGEGGAPDEIALSDRVLQALALLWLICIALAVYLVPAL
- a CDS encoding phosphatase PAP2 family protein — protein: MTDHNEIERQISRLSRREVELLIDVQKLLYTPRVTATARTLSHFGEHSLGWLLLAAAGAAVDKQRRRKWVTLGASAFTSHAASVTIKRIVRRRRPFDPRIRVGVGTPSRLSFPSSHSTSTSAALVSLSDLTGSKLPLTGIPVMMVSRMVLGVHYPSDTLVGALLGAATARAATEIERQTA
- a CDS encoding glycosyltransferase, producing the protein MFSNVNDTDHPSADSRAVEQLQRILLPSRGEPHDVRMLYLIEGEHNKERLSWSDRFTVTLPAGSEASFQTYFNAFPASYWRRWSQLDHVILHLRVAGTASVDVYRSKVDGTRVAVDGRLVTDDVVEFDLPLSHFEDGGWLWFDVISETEATITEAGWYADRAPGPQIMPDGGQVGPFEARATVGIPTFNRPADAVAALQALASDPTVDAAIDAVIMPDQGDRHPADEPGYARATAHFGDRFHEFRQGNLGGSGGYSRIMYEALGDGPAGAAQSPYILYMDDDIAIEPDSVLRAIQVARYAKSPFIVGGQMLNLQERAQLRTMGEMVGRDDFMWKAAPHSVYDHDFARYPLSFRGRPEDARNPDAPHSRDLHRRIDVDYNGWWMCMFPRVVAAQVGQPLPLFIKWDDTEYSLRAAKAGFPTVTWPGVAIWHMAWADKDDAIDWQAYFHLRNRLIVAALNHDGPVDGIIASMRKSSFKHVMCLEYSTLAIQIEAMKDFLAGPDQLFDVLESSLPRINAIRKRYPDAQIIPSAAQLPPASGAPGVPTADIGGRLAKIKKVGWLLKGLRHSLSKEDPRHHEVPQANLTPVEARWFSLSRLDGATVTTAGNNGVAFRKRDREQAKELIEETLDLQKQISERFDEMRARYRAAQPDLVSRASWGRIFE
- a CDS encoding DUF5129 domain-containing protein codes for the protein MKRITNRAAATVAVAALATVAPGALAPALADALLSPAVPAATVVAQAPAEEAPRVEVIDPSEQLSGEDITLLEEQTPEVDLPAQVERVVYVVFEDNDDNLNDTVLGHAREQRPDLVNQAGDKWAPGLLIVALGLGPDRMGVYCGDDVCSATDIYGEGRLDGILDEMEEPLQQGNWAAGLLRGVQAAADPEVRREESGLPAVVGIALGVGAAAIGGGVAGVAVAASRRKKARVARERFDEVQRDYGRVATELTAIDVSAHSLTSPLANDRLRAQWEEVKNGFLGLHGTMDTLEELSADSTDKEFRERAESIGEAHEKMMRLRTAEDNIGELVRMERGDAGVRRRQLTELHEDVLAATVHAGDGELESRLSALDAGLLDLRERLDAPTFMDEYAGLLGDYRVLVEEVRNRLYSESGTEMGEDHETPRLWESSWRPGYGYGNFVPFAVVNTWHDNDVATAQSASSPSATTGYSAGGFSGGGGSRGF